Proteins encoded by one window of Rutidosis leptorrhynchoides isolate AG116_Rl617_1_P2 chromosome 7, CSIRO_AGI_Rlap_v1, whole genome shotgun sequence:
- the LOC139860033 gene encoding uncharacterized protein, translated as MHQVRGSKTRLQGMRDNGWELLLGKLNSFCLKNGIEITNMDDPYYDGISRRRGSHVSSLHHYKVDICCEVIDMQLRELNNRFNEVNTTLLISMASLNPSKSFKAFQVEDLMRMADFYPSEFPKHELGFLRGQLMNYINDVRGDKRYSDLKGIGHLAKMMVETNKSIIYPNVYLLLKLALIFPVATSTVERAFQQ; from the coding sequence ATGCATCAAGTAAGGGGTTCTAAGACACGACTTCAAGGTATGAGAGACAATGGATGGGAACTACTTTTGGGGAAACTTAATTCATTTTGCTTAAAAAATGGAATCGAGATTACGAATATGGATGATCCATATTATGATGGTATAAGTCGTCGTAGAGGTTCACATGTTAGTTCATTACACCACTACAAAGTGGATATATGTTGTGAAGTCATTGATATGCAACTTCGAGAGCTCAACAATCGTTTCAATGAGGTGAACACAACATTACTTATTTCTATGGCTTCGTTGAACCCAAGTAAGTCGTTTAAAGCATTCCAAGTGGAAGATCTTATGAGAATGGCCGATTTCTATCCTTCCGAGTTTCCAAAACACGAGCTTGGATTTCTTAGAGGTCAACTTATGAATTATATTAATGATGTACGTGGTGATAAAAGGTATAGTGATTTGAAAGGGATTGGGCACCTAGCAAAGATGATGGTTGAAACAAACAAGAGTATAATATATCCGAATGTATATCTTCTTTTGAAACTTGCGTTGATTTTTCCTGTTGCAACATCTACAGTGGAGCGTGCCTTTCAGCAATGA